A genomic region of Prionailurus bengalensis isolate Pbe53 chromosome D1, Fcat_Pben_1.1_paternal_pri, whole genome shotgun sequence contains the following coding sequences:
- the DDIAS gene encoding DNA damage-induced apoptosis suppressor protein yields the protein MNGGRRFLLASVLALQNSSFIYPSCQKCFSRLILVSKRSNCPKCGSTGKAENASYRYKLSLKVAESSKLFGITVFGSCLDAFFGLTATALHRYIQDHNEISETLDSDAVQNLLTKAVEICFIGQSFIFGVTNFGNQHGRGSDSNNFLKQRSDHKREVRALIACHIVLPDPGVAGFTVIDYFHQLLQLSHFRKLHDGSQAPNSHLLALEHTNSDLSSICGPDSSSGFFKSHGRDSFSRFWQASLELTYTLSHLTGDDFSASEQSKAIGTLYQNRKCISFSEATGSHSCHDAFQGSWSLVSYMDKKSTAQKLDEELALQAYQPSVVHSSHEIGIVDSNFFPLKMRELLESNNKKSFHSAVEIKNQYSQHELTCDQYLDLDNPPSLQKRSTCCTPSSLRLEETAIGSQDCDTEIWDDLPFSESLNEFLAVIESEIATTQTHASNRKCHLDNIDRLQADHVRLSVASQRTGALHTPPVALRSSQATVKASCSKDNFFSNCEANSSPCVQKESQLNNTAEVVSINSNGSDISEYFPSNAYLSALFPSSKSLGTTVTLKSTRIPLHRAEISLKLTTSESDHSCLSSKYFNRCGEKSLSEMSEKLVALGSRRYNDVSELCNLENKQHCRWPKNQDDSFAICRKLTYPSEALGCSPDTTTITLKEMPGRHINNNLTQNYSTGHEGSYDASADLFDDSAKEMDITTEITKKSQHILLQWGKSLAESHHIESDFLMRSLPENSSQFSQKLSLQSMSATLCPRTCSSPAHCQSDSEYDFVDSQDFVPCSQSTPVAGFHQTRIHGMKGAFKNLPDLYLDLDGNYKKRKISSENDAQQVTPSCPNNVRTPSQKSRSPVISGIPQPEVFNNSPFAECLETEDEWVPPTTKKVFPSEMLGFQALSLRKCSAACDSPDQKEPPRKKLKCVKRRIEKCLIKKELKNMFTAGVTKQKTLNTSSDWFCKESVLGLDSCSEVKCCLPFSKNWPPSVPETKSSWSPELFS from the exons GTCTAATTGTCCAAAATGTGGCTCCACTGGTAAAGCTGAAAATGCCAGTTACAGATATAAACTTTCCTTAAAAGTTGCAGAATCAAGCAAATTGTTTGGCATTACTGTATTTGGGAGCTGCTTAGATGCATTTTTTGGTCTTACAGCCACTGCTTTGCACAG GTACATTCAGGACCATAATGAAATTTCAGAAACACTGGACAGTGATGCAGTTCAGAACCTATTAACTAAAGCAGTTGAAATTTGCTTCATTGGACAAAGCTTTATTTTTGGAGTGACG AATTTTGGAAACCAACATGGACGAGGTTCAGATTCCAATAACTTCTTAAAGCAACGTTCTGACCACAAGAGAGAAGTAAGAGCACTAATAGCTTGCCACATTGTTCTACCAGACCCAGGTGTTGCAGGCTTCACTGTCATTGACTACTTCCATCAGCTTTTGCAGCTTTCTCATTTCAGGAAACTTCATGATGGCTCCCAGGCACCAAATAGCCACTTACTTGCTTTAGAACACACAAATAGTGATCTCAGCAGCATATGTGGCCCTGACAGCAGTTCTGGTTTCTTCAAGTCCCATGGCAGAGATAGTTTTTCAAGATTCTGGCAGGCATCACTTGAACTCACTTACACACTTTCACACCTAACAGGTGATGATTTTTCAGCTTCAGAACAAAGCAAGGCCATTGGTACTCTTTACCAGAACAGAAAGTGCATCTCTTTTTCCGAGGCCACTGGTTCCCATAGCTGCCATGATGCCTTTCAGGGTTCTTGGAGCCTTGTTTCATACATGGATAAAAAGAGTACAGCCCAGAAGTTGGATGAAGAACTTGCCTTGCAAGCTTATCAGCCCAGTGTAGTCCATAGCAGTCATGAAATCGGAATTGTGGActctaattttttccctttaaaaatgcgAGAGCTCCTGgagtcaaataataaaaaatcctTCCACAGTGCAgtggaaattaaaaatcaatattccCAGCATGAGCTAACATGTGACCAGTATCTTGATTTAGATAACCCCCCTAGTCTTCAGAAGAGATCTACATGTTGTACACCTTCATCACTCAGACTTGAAGAAACAGCTATTGGTTCCCAGGACTGTGACACTGAGATTTGGGATGATCTGCCATTCTCTGAAAGCCTGAACGAGTTCCTGGCAGTTATCGAAAGTGAAATTGCTACAACTCAGACACATGCCAGTAATAGGAAATGTCATCTAGATAATATCGATAGATTACAGGCAGACCACGTCAGGTTATCTGTGGCTTCCCAGAGAACTGGAGCCTTGCATACACCACCTGTAGCTTTAAGATCATCACAAGCAACAGTCAAGGCAAGCTGTAGCAAAGATAACTTCTTTTCCAACTGTGAAGCAAATTCAAGTCCTTGTGTTCAAAAGGAGTCACAGTTAAATAACACAGCAGAGGTTGTCTCAATAAATAGTAATGGAAGtgatatttctgaatattttccatCAAATGCTTATCTCTCAGCTCTGTTTCCATCTTCAAAAAGTTTAGGAACAACAGTTACTCTGAAGTCTACCAGAATTCCACTACATAGGGCTGAAATTTCACTTAAGCTCACTACTTCAGAGAGTGACCATTCTTGTCTCAGTAGCAAATACTTCAATAGGTGTGGAGAAAAATCACTTTCAGAAATGAGTGAAAAGTTGGTAGCTTTGGGTTCTAGGAGATATAATGATGTTTCTGAGCTTTGtaacttagaaaataaacaacattgTAGATGGCCAAAGAACCAAGATGACAGTTTTGCAATTTGCAGGAAACTTACGTATCCTTCAGAAGCTCTTGGCTGTAGTCCAGATACAACTACAATTACACTGAAAGAAATGCCTGGTAGACATATCAATAATAACTTAACACAGAACTATTCTACTGGTCACGAAGGTAGCTACGATGCTTCTGCTGATCTCTTTGATGATAGTGCTAAAGAAATGGACATCACAACAGAAATTACGAAAAAGTCACAGCATATTTTGTTACAGTGGGGAAAATCTTTGGCAGAAAGTCATCATATAGAATCTGATTTTCTAATGAGATCACTCCCTGAGAATTCCAGCCAGTTTTCACAAAAATTATCTTTGCAAAGTATGTCTGCCACTCTATGTCCAAGAACATGCTCTTCTCCAGCTCATTGTCAGTCAGATTCAGAATATGATTTTGTAGATAGCCAAGATTTTGTTCCATGTTCACAGTCAACTCCAGTTGCAGGATTCCACCAAACAAGAATTCATGGGATGAAAGGAGCTTTCAAAAACTTACCTGACCTTTATTTGGATCTTGATGgtaactataaaaaaagaaagatttcctcTGAAAATGATGCACAGCAAGTCACCCCTAGCTGTCCAAACAATGTAAGGACGCCGAGCCAGAAATCCAGAAGCCCTGTTATATCTGGTATTCCACAACCAGAGGTTTTCAACAATAGTCCTTTTGCTGAGTGTCTTGAAACCGAAGATGAATGGGTCCCTCCTACCACTAAAAAAGTATTTCCTTCAGAAATGCTTGGATTCCAAGCCTTGAGTCTAAGGAAATGCTCTGCTGCCTGTGATTCTCCTGATCAAAAAGAACCACcgagaaagaaactgaaatgtgTCAAACGAAgaattgaaaaatgtttaattaaaaaggaGTTAAAGAACATGTTTACAGCAGGagtaacaaaacagaaaactcttAACACAAGTTCAGACTGGTTTTGCAAAGAGTCAGTTTTGGGACTTGATTCTTGTTCAGAAGTCAAATGTTGCCTTCCGTTTTCAAAAAATTGGCCACCTTCTGTGCCTGAGACTAAAAGCAGTTGGTCTCCTGAATTATTTTCATAA